In Clostridium sp. SY8519, one genomic interval encodes:
- a CDS encoding HAMP domain-containing sensor histidine kinase, with amino-acid sequence MFAALRNFFKSLKFRIYIFLLIFAVIPSVVIRVGVIRAYENYSAETRMNDIISQIRLLNSQITRNDYLNDAESEAITAHIEQLGSVYDIRIILVNDSFQAVTDTYNRIVGKDVISSEILTAYNEARTVREYNRKESYIRIAVPIYREVPVQGDRNTDSSNSSIRTTQVCGVALVNGSSDFMTEDLNHMIQWAFILQLITYVIVVVGGFLLANRLVKPLHQLASSIQEVKEGYTSDFTAVSKYQEVQEISDACSEMLGRLKLLDESRQEFVSNVSHELKTPLTSMKVLADSLNSMENVPAELYSEFMGDITNEIDRENKIINDLLSLVRLDKSAGELNISNVNINDLLNLLMKRLKPIAARQEVDLVLESFRPVTAEVDETKLTLALSNLIENAIKYNKPKGFVHVSLNADHKNFFVSVMDNGIGIPEDAQAHIFERFYRVDKSHSRAIGGTGLGLAITRNIIIMHRGAIKVHSIEGEGTTFQVRIPLTYVAKTER; translated from the coding sequence ATGTTTGCTGCTTTACGTAACTTTTTTAAGAGTCTGAAATTTCGTATCTATATTTTTCTGCTGATTTTCGCGGTGATTCCAAGTGTGGTGATTCGTGTCGGTGTGATACGCGCCTATGAGAATTATTCCGCGGAAACAAGAATGAATGATATTATCTCACAGATCCGGCTTCTGAATTCGCAGATCACCAGAAATGACTATCTGAATGACGCGGAATCAGAAGCCATTACCGCACATATCGAACAGCTGGGATCCGTCTATGATATCCGCATTATACTGGTGAATGATTCCTTCCAGGCTGTCACGGACACTTACAACCGCATCGTGGGCAAGGATGTGATTTCTTCCGAGATTCTTACCGCGTACAATGAAGCGCGTACCGTCCGTGAGTACAACCGCAAGGAATCCTATATCCGGATCGCCGTTCCGATTTACCGGGAGGTCCCGGTTCAGGGGGATCGGAACACTGATTCCTCCAACAGCAGCATCCGGACGACACAGGTCTGCGGCGTGGCGCTGGTAAACGGATCCTCGGATTTCATGACGGAGGATCTGAACCACATGATCCAATGGGCCTTTATCCTGCAGCTGATTACCTATGTGATTGTTGTGGTGGGAGGCTTCCTTCTGGCCAATCGTCTGGTGAAGCCGCTGCATCAGCTGGCGTCTTCGATTCAGGAGGTCAAGGAGGGGTATACCTCAGATTTTACAGCCGTCAGCAAATATCAGGAAGTGCAGGAGATTTCCGATGCCTGCAGCGAGATGCTTGGGCGCCTGAAGCTGCTGGATGAGTCCCGGCAGGAATTTGTGTCCAATGTGTCCCATGAGCTGAAGACCCCCCTGACTTCCATGAAAGTGCTGGCGGATTCCTTAAACAGCATGGAGAATGTGCCGGCAGAGCTTTACAGCGAGTTCATGGGGGATATTACCAATGAAATCGACCGGGAAAACAAGATTATCAATGATCTGCTTTCCCTCGTACGACTGGATAAATCCGCCGGCGAGCTGAATATTTCCAATGTAAACATCAACGACTTGTTAAACCTTCTGATGAAGCGCTTAAAGCCGATTGCTGCCCGGCAGGAAGTGGACCTGGTCCTGGAAAGCTTCCGTCCGGTTACTGCGGAAGTAGATGAAACCAAGCTTACGCTGGCACTGTCCAATCTGATCGAAAATGCCATCAAATACAACAAACCGAAAGGGTTTGTCCATGTAAGCCTGAACGCGGATCACAAGAATTTCTTTGTCTCTGTGATGGATAACGGCATCGGGATTCCGGAAGACGCCCAGGCACATATCTTTGAGCGTTTTTACCGTGTGGATAAATCCCATTCCAGAGCCATCGGCGGTACCGGTCTGGGTCTGGCAATTACAAGAAATATTATTATCATGCATCGCGGCGCCATTAAAGTACACAGTATTGAAGGCGAGGGAACGACTTTCCAGGTCAGAATTCCGCTGACGTATGTAGCCAAGACAGAAAGATAG
- a CDS encoding response regulator transcription factor: MATRVLVVDDEELIVKGIRFSLVQEGMEVDCAYDGEEALQKAKDNEYDIILLDIMLPKMDGLQVCQQIREFSQVPIVMLSAKGEDMDKIMGLEYGADDYITKPFNILEVKARIKAVVRRTSVRQTEKKDESLIVSGDMKIDAESRRLFIKDKEISLTAKEFDLMELFVKNPEKVFSREQLLNLVWGYEYPGDLRTVDVHVRRLREKVEPNPSEPKYVHTKWGVGYYYHVA; encoded by the coding sequence ATGGCAACAAGAGTACTGGTAGTAGATGATGAGGAGCTTATCGTAAAGGGAATCCGTTTCAGCCTGGTACAGGAAGGGATGGAAGTGGACTGCGCCTACGACGGGGAAGAAGCGCTGCAGAAGGCTAAAGACAATGAATATGATATTATTCTCTTGGACATAATGCTTCCGAAGATGGACGGTCTGCAGGTGTGCCAGCAGATTCGTGAATTCTCCCAGGTTCCGATCGTGATGCTCAGTGCCAAAGGCGAAGATATGGATAAGATCATGGGACTGGAATATGGCGCAGACGACTATATTACCAAACCCTTCAACATCCTGGAAGTCAAAGCCAGAATCAAAGCGGTGGTCCGCCGTACTTCCGTACGCCAGACAGAGAAAAAGGACGAAAGCCTGATTGTCAGCGGCGATATGAAAATTGACGCGGAAAGCCGGCGTCTGTTCATCAAGGACAAAGAGATATCCCTGACGGCCAAGGAGTTCGACCTGATGGAGCTTTTCGTGAAAAATCCGGAAAAAGTCTTCAGCCGGGAGCAGCTTCTGAATCTGGTCTGGGGCTATGAGTATCCCGGGGATTTAAGGACTGTGGATGTGCATGTCCGGAGGCTTCGTGAAAAAGTGGAACCGAACCCCAGCGAACCGAAATATGTTCACACCAAATGGGGTGTCGGATATTACTACCATGTGGCTTAG